The sequence CCTTGACGAACACGTCGACCTTCTTCATGCCGTGGTCCATGGCCTTACGGGCGGCGGACTCGGCGGCCAACTGCGCGGCGAAGGGGGTGGACTTACGGGAGCCCTTGAAACCCACGTGACCGGAGGAGGCCCAGGCGATGACGGCACCCTTCGGGTCCGTGATGGACACGATGGTGTTGTTGAAGGTGGACTTGATGTAGGCGTGGCCCTGGGCCACGTTCTTCTTGACGACGCGGCGCCCAGTGCGGCGTGCGCCGGAACGAGTCTTCGGAGGCATAAGCGGTTACTTCTTCTTTCCTGCGATCGTCTTCTTCGGTCCCTTACGGGTGCGAGCGTTGGTCTTGGTGCGCTGTCCACGCACGGGCAGGCCACGGCGGTGGCGCAGGCCCTGGTAGCTACCAATCTCGATCTTGCGGCGGATGTCGGCCTGGATCTCGCGGCGCAGATCGCCTTCGACCTTCCAGGAGTTTTCGATGACATCGCGCAGGGCGGTTAGCTGCTCGTCGGTGAGGTCCTTGGAGCGCAGGTCAGGGGAGATGCCGGTCTTTTCCAGCAGTTCCTTGGAACGGGCCGGGCCAATTCCGAAGATGTAGGTCAGTGCGACCTCCATGCGCTTATCGCGGGGGAGGTCAACACCAGCAAGGCGTGCCATATGGCAGTTCCTTCCGGAGTCAATTCAGCGGCGGTTTTCTCCACACTCGCCCCGCCGAACTCTCCCCTCCTTCGACCTCTCCTCCCCTGCTCTGTCCGCCGGGGAGTTAGCGATAACTCAAACGCGCCGTTGGAAGCTAGGAGGTGGAGTTGAAAGATGGATGGTTCGTCGGGCTCCAGCCGCCGCGGCCGGAGGTTGTGACCGGGCGATGGTGCGGTGCTGGCCGTTGCTCTGTTAGCGAAACCCCGTTGTGATGCTCGACGGGATAATGATTGAAACAAACCAAGGGCCCCGCACTCACCCGGATGGATGTGTGGAGGCGTACGAAGTTGGTGCTTACTTGTAGCGGTAGACGATGCGCCCGCGGGTGAGGTCGTAGGGAGACAGCTCCACTACCACCCGGTCCTCCGGGAGGATACGGATGTAGTGTTGGCGCATCTTGCCGGAGATGTGGGCCAACACCTTGTGGCCGTTATCCAACTCGACACGAAACATCGCATTGGGCAGGGGCTCGACAATGCGGCCCTCTACCTCGATGGCGCCTTCCTTTTTTGCCATATCCTCCACGCTTCCCCATCGCGGTGATTCGCGATGGTTGCAGGCTTGTTCAAGTTTCTCTCGGGCCTGATGAACCCTGGTGCATCGTCATGGCTTGGCATTGCACCACCCGACAACCCTACACGCGAGCTGGTCACGGCCCAAATTGGCGCGAGAGGTCGCCTTTCGCCAACCGGTTAACGATGAGCGCAATGGCCCCGTCTCCCGTGACGTTGGCGGCGGTTCCGAAAGAGTCGATAGCGATGTACGCGGCTATCATCAGGGCCACCTGCCCCTCGTCAAAGCCCAGTTGGCTTTGCAGCAGCCCGACTGCGGCCATGATCGCCCCGCCGGGCACCCCGGGCGCGGCGACCATCATGATGCCCAAGAGGAGGATGAAGCCGACCGCCGCCCCGGCCCCAATCCCCTGGCCGGTGAGGAAGAGAATAGCGAAGGCGAAGAGGCAGATCTTCATCATGGATCCGGACAGGTGCACGGTGGCGCACAGGGGCACCGCAAAGCCGGCCACGGATTCCCCCACCCCGTTGCGGATAGTCGACTTCAGCGTCACGGGAATAGTGGCAGCGGATGAGGAGGTGCCCAGCGCGGTGAAGTAGGCGGGCAGCATGTTCTTCAGCGCGGCGAGGGGATTGGTTTTCGCCACGGCCCCGGCGAGGAGATATTGGGCGACGAGCAGAATCCACGTCATGGCGGTGGCCAGCAGCAGGACCTTGCCGAAGGATGTGAGGGTTGTGATGAGGTTGCCGTTCATACCCAGGGAGAGAAACATGCCGAAGATGTAGATCGGCAGTACCGGGATGATGAACCCCTCGATGACCCGCATGATGGCGCCGCGGAGCTCCTCAGCCCCGGCCTGGAGCCGCCGGGCACCCGTGGCGGCCATGGCAATGCCCAGCGTGAATGCCAGCAGCAGGGCGGCCATCACTTCGAAGGGCGCGGGCATCTCGACGGTGAAGTAGGGCGCTAGGGCCCCTTTCTCCACGTCCACCGCCTGAACCATCGAGTTCCCGCGAAGCATGATCGGGTAGACGGCTGTGGCCACCAGGTAGGCGACCAGCCCGGAGACGATCGTGGAGCCGTAGGCGATTCCTGCCGTGACCCCGAGCCACTTTCCAGCGCCTGCGCCGAGGCTGGAGATGGCGGGGGTGATGAGCGCGAAAATGAGGACGGGGACGAAGAACTTAAGGAAGTTGCCGAACAACCCGTTGAAAGTGACGAACACCCGCCCCAGCCAGTCTGGGAAGAAGAGGCTGCAGATCACTCCCAGCACTATGGCGATGATGATCTTGAACAACAGGGAGGAGCGGATTCGGCGGACGTCCATACTGCAGATCCTATCGCCCGCGATATGCGCGCGGGGTAAGGATGCGCGGCCCTTCCGCCGTGGCGGCTACTGTGTGCTCCCAGTGGCTGGAGTAGGAACCATCTGCGGTCACGACGGACCATTCGTCGGCCAGGACGGTGGAATCCGGGGTACCCAGAGCCAACATAGGTTCGATGGCGAGCACGGAGCCCTCCACGATCTTCGGCCCGTGGCCGGGGTCGCCCTCATTGGGTAGGTAGGGATCTTCGTGCATGGCCCGGCCGATGCTGTGGCCACCGTAGCCGTCGACGATGTGGAGGGGCACGCCGAATTTCTCCTCCGCCCGAGCAGTGGCCTCCTCTAGGGCCCAGGACACATCGGTGAGGCGATTACCCGGGACCATTGCTTTAATCCCCTCGTCCAGTACCCAGGCAGTGGCCTCATTGAGACGATGGTGTTCATCGGCCAGCGTGCCGATACCGAAGGTCCAAGCGGAGTCCCCGACCCAACCGTCAAGGATCGCCCCGCAATCCACGCTGAGCAGGTCACCGTCGCGGAGCACCACGTCGTCGGCAGGTATGCCGTGAACGATCATGTCGTTCGGGGAGCTGCAGATAGATCCGGGGAACCCTTGATAGCCCTTGAAGGCGGGTACGGCTCCGGCCGATCGGATCACGTCTTCGGCGATGGCGTCCAATTCTAGGGTGGTGACGCCAGGGCCAGCAGCGTCACGAACAGCTTCTAGCGCCCGACCGACGATCTCGCCGGCAGCCTGCATCACCTGGAGCTGCTCAGGGTTTTTGGCCGCGATGACCCTCTTCTTCTTACGGAATGCCACAGTGTCTGCCAGTCGGATACGGAAGGGCCCCGCTACTTATCGAGGGCGTCGAGGGTGGCGGCGGTGATGTCCTCCACGTTGCCCTCGGCATCAATGTTCAACAGGATGTCCTGGTAGTGCTCGATGAGCGGGGCGGTTTCGGTTCGATACACCTCCAGGCGGGTGCGGATGGTGTCCTCGTTGTCGTCACCGCGACCGCGGGCTAGCATCCGCTCGACCACCACATCCTCGCTCACCACGTAGTTGATGACGTGGTCCAGACGGAGGCCTTTATCGGCCAGCATCTTTTCCAGCAGTTCGGCCTGCTCGATGGTTCGGGGGAACCCGTCGAGGAGAAACCCGTCGGCGGCGTCGTCATGCTCCAGGCGGTCCTGGACCATGTTTGCGGTGACCTCGGTGGGTACCAGCTTGCCCGAGTCGATGTATTCCTGTGCCTGCTTGCCCAGGTCCGTGCCCTTGGAGATGTTTGCCCGAAAGAGATCACCCGTGGAGATGTGGGGGATCGTGAGGGTGTCCGAGAGGAGGGCTGCCTGGGTGCCCTTGCCTGCACCGGGAGGGCCGAGGAGAACGAGTCTCATTTCAGGAATCCTTCATAGTTAGCTTGCATGATTTGCGATTCCACCTGCTTGACGGTTGTCAGCGCGACGGAAACGAGGATGAGGATGGCGGTACCACCGAACGGTAGATTCTGGCCGCCTGTCTGTACGCCCATGTTAATGAGAATGTTCGGCAGGACTGCGATGGCACCGAGGTAAATAGCGCCGACGATGAGGAGCCGGTTCATGACATAGCCGAGATATTCCGCCGTGGGACGGCCCGGGCGGATGCCGGGGATGAATCCGCCGTACTTCTTCATGTTGTCCGCCTGATCGTATGGATCGTATTGCACGGAGACGTAAAAGAACGAGAAGAAGATAATCAGGCCCAGGTAGATGAGGATGTACTGCCAAGCTGACGGGTCCGTTAGCGTTGTGACCACGTTGCGGTTCCACCAGTTGCTCTGGGTGCTGGGATTCGATGACCCGGATTGGATGATCTGAGTAATCAGGATGGGGACGGTCAGCAGGGAGGAGGCGAAGATGACTGGGATCACACCCGCCTGGTTCACCTTGAGCGGCAGGTAGGTGGAAGTCTCCCCGTACTGGCGTCGCCCAATCATTCGCTTAGCGTATTGCACCGGAACGCGGCGCTGACCCTGCTCGATGAAAACAACCCCGACCACCAGGATAAGAACCCCGGCCATCACGGCGGCAAAGACAACGCCGCCGGAGTTCTGCAGGATGGAGGCGCCCTCCGCGGGTAGACGGGTGGCGATGCCGGCGAAGATGAGCAGAGACATGCCGTTGCCGATGCCCCGGTCGGTCATAAGCTCGCCGAACCACATGAGCAGAACGGCCCCGGCGGTCATGGTCAACACCATGACAATCAGACCGAAGATACCCACGTCGGGCTTCAGCACCGGCACCCCCTGGCCGAGGAGCTGCTGCCGGTCGGCGAGCGCCACGATGCCGGAAGACTGGAGCAGCGCTAGCCCAACAGTAAGGTAGCGGGTGTATTCGGTCATTTTCGCCTGACCAGTCTGCCCCTCCTTTTTCAACTGCTCGAATCGGGGGATCACCACTGTGAGCAGCTGAACGATGATCATCGCCGTGATGTAGGGCATGATCCCAACCGCGAAGATGGAAAGCTGTAGCAGCGCGCCGCCGGAGAACATGTTGATCAGTCCGTACACGGGGGACCGTTCAGTGAGGTCCTGCACCCGCTGGTTGATCAGCTGATAATCCACCCCGGGGGTGGGGATCTGGGCGCCAATTCGGTACAGCACGATCAGCGCAAAGGTGAAGACGATCTTCTTGCGCAGATCGGCGTTCTTGAACGCCGAGGCGATGGCGGACAAACTTGCCTCCTGGGGGTGTTTAGCTGGCTGGTACCGGGGCTGTGTGGTCTCCGGCCCGGCGTGCAACCATTTGAGAATAGCAGCGTGCCCGGATGGGGGAAACACGCAGGAGCCACCGCTCGTCCTTGGCGGGGCCTGGGTGGATACGCAAAACCGCACCCCACGCTGGGAGGTGCGGTTCGTTACTGAGCCCGAGGGGCACGCCTTAACGGCGACCCCGACGGCTCCTTAAGCCTCGGTGGTCGAGCCACCTGCGGCTTCGATCTTCTCCTTGGCGGAGCGGGAGAACTTCTGGGCGGTGACGTTAATCTTCACGGAGATCTCGCCATTACCCAGAACCTTCACCGGCTGCTTAGCGCGGACGAGACCCGCGGAGACGATATCCGTCACGGTCACTTCCCCACCGTTCGGGAAGGCCTTCTCCAGATCGCCGACGTTGACCACCTGGTAGGTAATCTTCGCCGGGTTCTTGAAGCCCTTGAGCTTCGGCAGGCGCATGTGCAGCGGCATCTGGCCACCTTCGAATGCGGCCGAAACCTGCTTGCGGGCCTTGGTGCCCTTGGTACCACGACCGGCGGTCTTACCCTTGGACGCTTCACCGCGACCGACACGGGTCTTCGGCTTGTTAGCGCCCTTGGCGGGCCGGAGGTCGTGGAGCTTGATGGGTTCGCTCATCTTTACTCTCCTGCCACTTCTTCAACCTTGACCATGTGGCGCACAACGTTGATCTGCCCACGCACGGACGGTGCGTCCGGGCGAACAACTTCTTGGCCGATGCGCCGCAGGCCGAGGGAGCGCAGCGCGTCGCGCTGGCTCTTGCGTGTTCCAACAGTTCCTCGGAGCTGAGTGATTTTCAGTGCCATTGGTTCCTAGGCCCCCTGTCCTGCAGCGCGTGCGCGAAGCATGGCGGCGGGTGCAACCTCTTCCAGGGACTTGCCGCGGCGAGCGGCAACTTCCTCGGGGCGCACTAGCTGTTTTAGGCCGGCGACGGTTGCGTGGACGACGTTGATGGCGTTGTCCGAGCCCAGGGACTTCGACAGGATGTCCTGCACGCCTGCGCATTCGAGCACGGGGCGGGCAGCACCGCCGGCGATCACACCGGTACCCGGGGCGGCGGGGCGCAGGAGCACGATCCCCGCTGCGGCCTCACCCTGAACGGGGTGGGTGATGGTGCCGTTGATCATGGGGACGCGGAAGAAGTTCTTCCGGGCTTCCTCGGCACCCTTCTGGATGGCGGCGGGGACTTCCTTGGCCTTGCCGTAGCCAACGCCGACCATGCCTTGCCCGTCGCCGACGATCACAAGAGCCGTGAAGCTGAAGCGACGACCACCCTTGACCACCTTGGACACGCGGTTGATGGTGACGACTCGCTCCATGTACTGGTTACGCTCGTCCTGCTGGCCGCGGCGATCGTTGCGCCCGCCGCGGTCGTTGTTTCGCTCGTTGCCGCGGCCGCCGCGCTCGTTGCGGCCCCCACGGTTGTTATCGGCGGAGCGTCCGCCGTTACGGTCACGTTCCGACATCACGCGTTCCTTCCGTTGATGCTGTTCTTTGCGGTGATCATTAGAACTTCAGACCACCTTCACGAGCTGCGTCGGCCAGCGCTGCAACGCGGCCGTGGTACTGGTACCCGGCGCGGTCGAAGACCACGGAGGTGATACCGGCTTCCTTGGCGCGCTCGGCGATGAGCTGGCCAACCTTGGCGCCGCGGGCCTTCTTGTCGCCCTCCATGTTGCGCACGTCGGCTTCCATTGTGGACGCCGCTACCAGGGTGTGGCCGACAGTGTCGTCGATGACCTGGACGTGCATGTGCCGGGAGGTCCGGTGCACGACGAGACGCGGGGTCTCGGCGGTGCCGGAGAGGTTCTTGCGAATGCGGAAGTGACGGCGGGAACGTGCAACGCGACGGCGGGTGGAGATGTCCTTGCCCACCGGGAGACGCTTGCCGGACTTGTTGCTTTCGGTTTTGCTCATTACTTACCCGTCTTTCCGACCTTGCGACGGATCTGCTCACCTTCGTAGCGGATGCCCTTGCCCTTGTAGGGGTCATCCTTCCGCAAACGGCGGATGTTGGCGGCGATCTGTCCGACCTGCTGCTTGTCGATACCGGCGATGGAGAACTTGGTGTTACCATCCACGGCGAACGTCACACCTTCCGGTGCTTCGATGAGCACGGGGTGGGAGTAGCCGAGGGCGAACTCCATGTTCTTGCCCTTGAGCTGCACGCGGTAGCCAACACCGAAGATTTCCATCTTGATGGTGTAACCCTCGGTCACGCCGACGACCATGTTGTTGATCAGCGAGCGGGACAGGCCGTGCAGGGAGCGGTTCTTGCGGTGGTCATCCGGGCGGGACACGATAATCTCGTTGTCCTGCTGGGTGACGGAAATCGGCGCGGGGATCTGCTGGGACAGGGTGCCCTTGGGGCCCTTGACCTCAACGTCCTGGCCGTTGATGGTGACGGTGACGCCAGAGGGGACGGACACCGGTGCCTTGCCAATACGAGACATGGATGCTCCTCCTCTACCAGACGTAGGCGAGGACTTCGCCGCCCACGCCCTTGTTGTTGGCCTCACGGTCGGTCAGCAGGCCCTGGGAGGTGGAGATAATGGCCACACCCAGACCGCCGAGAACCTTCGGCAGATTGTTGGACTTTGCGTACACACGCAGGCCGGGCTTAGACACGCGGCGCACACCGGCCACAGAACGCTCCCGCGAGGGACCGTACTTCAGCTCGATCTGCAGGGTCTTGCCAGCCTTGCCGTCTTCACGATCGGCGACGGTGTAATCAGCGATGTACCCCTCCTGCTTCAAGATTTCGGCGATGTTCACCTTGAGCTTGGAGGAAGGCATCGAGACGGAATCGTGGAACGCGTTGGAAGCGTTCCGCACGCGAGACAACATGTCCGCGATGGGGTCAGTCATGGTCATAAGCGACCTATAAACCTTTCTCGTTGCGGTTCCCGCTAGATCCACCTAGGCGTTACCGGGCTTGGACGGTGACTAATCACGCTCCTCCAGGCCAAATAGCCTGGGGCGCTCGCTACCGTGTGTCGCTCGGCCGCAGCGGCGAGGGGCCTACAACAAAGTTGATGTACGGGAAGTGTCCCCACATCCGGGCAGGGACACGCTTCCGTAACCCGATTGGGCACAGGAAGACTGAATAAGCCTAGCAACCGGCGGAAACTTGGCCAAAATCCTGCCTTCTCGCCCGGCAGCGGCTTCCTCTCAGGAGGTAAAACGCTGCCTCCTGCGGGGAACCGTCACTTCCCACCGGGGACCCGTCAGCGCGGTGCTAGGACACTCCTGCGCACCCTAGGGATCCCAAAGGGGGCCGGGTATCTGAGGGCCACCGGCATTGGGAAAGGTCCACGGTTATGCTGACGTGCTCGCCATTGCGGTTCGCATACTGGCTTCGCAGCGGAGCCTGCCCATAATCCAGGAACAACTCTCTCGTTGTGCTTTCCCTGCTCCCATTGTCCCCTCCGTTCTTCGCCGTGACGGTGGCCGGGGCGTCCAGTTGCAGGAAAACAACCCTCTCACCCGGGCTAATGGGGTTTGCGTATTCCGGCTGGTAACTGGCCTTGAATTCCTGCATGCTCCTGGCCCGCACCGTCCCGGTGAACGTGTAGTTGCCGGTAGCGCCCGACCCGCCGGAAGTACCCGGGGCTGGAGCTCCGCCTCCGGCTGCCCCACCACTCGGTGCGGAACCACCCCCGCCGGCATCGGAATAGATGTAAACGTGGGCGTCGTTCCCGCCGGCACAATGCACGGTTGCCCCACCCGAACAGCTCATGGTGTACGTCGTTGACGTGGACGGGGAAGTCGCCACGACAGTCTGGTTGGCGTTGCCAGTACTGATCCACTGCTGGATGAAGGTGTCGTACACGATTTGGGCAAACCCCTCGGTGGTATTCGGCCCAGCGGCGAACCGCGGGTACTGCGCCGGACTCCGCTGCGCCCCAGCTTGGGCGCCTCCGCCCAAGCTGGGGGATGGCATGGCCACCGCACTGCTCGGGGCCGGGGATTGCACGGGGTCCGAATGATGCGGGGTACTACAGCCGGCACACTGCAAGGCACCTACGCCACACGCAGCGAGAACAGCTATCCGCGCCGTCTTACGGTTCGGTTTTAGTCCGCTCTGCATGCCGATCCCCTGCTTTCATCTCGTCGAGGCAACCGAAACGAACCCTCTCCACTCGAAAGTTAGCACGCTAGTCCCGGCCACTCTTGGGGTCTGCCAACCTGCCACCCCCTTCTGCGTAGGAATTCGATGCTCGCAGCAGGTTAGAAACCACTTCACGGGCGTAGCATTTTCCTCTGTGAACTCATCCAACGCAGGCAATGGCCCGAGCCCCCAGTCACTGGCTCGGCCCATGGGCGCAGAGCCCACCTCCGCTGACCAGGAGTCCCCGGGGGCCGCCCTGGCTCAGGTGGATCCTCCCCAGGAACCGAGCGGTTTCAAAAGGTGGCTCCTCAAACCCAACGAAGACGAGGGTGAACCGGCCCACACCTTGCCCGGCCCGCACGGGACCCCACCGAACAAGGAGCACCGTCGCCCCTGGTGGCAGGTCATGTGCCTCAC comes from Corynebacterium heidelbergense and encodes:
- the secY gene encoding preprotein translocase subunit SecY; this encodes MSAIASAFKNADLRKKIVFTFALIVLYRIGAQIPTPGVDYQLINQRVQDLTERSPVYGLINMFSGGALLQLSIFAVGIMPYITAMIIVQLLTVVIPRFEQLKKEGQTGQAKMTEYTRYLTVGLALLQSSGIVALADRQQLLGQGVPVLKPDVGIFGLIVMVLTMTAGAVLLMWFGELMTDRGIGNGMSLLIFAGIATRLPAEGASILQNSGGVVFAAVMAGVLILVVGVVFIEQGQRRVPVQYAKRMIGRRQYGETSTYLPLKVNQAGVIPVIFASSLLTVPILITQIIQSGSSNPSTQSNWWNRNVVTTLTDPSAWQYILIYLGLIIFFSFFYVSVQYDPYDQADNMKKYGGFIPGIRPGRPTAEYLGYVMNRLLIVGAIYLGAIAVLPNILINMGVQTGGQNLPFGGTAILILVSVALTTVKQVESQIMQANYEGFLK
- a CDS encoding adenylate kinase, whose protein sequence is MRLVLLGPPGAGKGTQAALLSDTLTIPHISTGDLFRANISKGTDLGKQAQEYIDSGKLVPTEVTANMVQDRLEHDDAADGFLLDGFPRTIEQAELLEKMLADKGLRLDHVINYVVSEDVVVERMLARGRGDDNEDTIRTRLEVYRTETAPLIEHYQDILLNIDAEGNVEDITAATLDALDK
- the rplF gene encoding 50S ribosomal protein L6; this encodes MSRIGKAPVSVPSGVTVTINGQDVEVKGPKGTLSQQIPAPISVTQQDNEIIVSRPDDHRKNRSLHGLSRSLINNMVVGVTEGYTIKMEIFGVGYRVQLKGKNMEFALGYSHPVLIEAPEGVTFAVDGNTKFSIAGIDKQQVGQIAANIRRLRKDDPYKGKGIRYEGEQIRRKVGKTGK
- the rpsE gene encoding 30S ribosomal protein S5; this translates as MSERDRNGGRSADNNRGGRNERGGRGNERNNDRGGRNDRRGQQDERNQYMERVVTINRVSKVVKGGRRFSFTALVIVGDGQGMVGVGYGKAKEVPAAIQKGAEEARKNFFRVPMINGTITHPVQGEAAAGIVLLRPAAPGTGVIAGGAARPVLECAGVQDILSKSLGSDNAINVVHATVAGLKQLVRPEEVAARRGKSLEEVAPAAMLRARAAGQGA
- the rpsM gene encoding 30S ribosomal protein S13 gives rise to the protein MARLAGVDLPRDKRMEVALTYIFGIGPARSKELLEKTGISPDLRSKDLTDEQLTALRDVIENSWKVEGDLRREIQADIRRKIEIGSYQGLRHRRGLPVRGQRTKTNARTRKGPKKTIAGKKK
- the infA gene encoding translation initiation factor IF-1 produces the protein MAKKEGAIEVEGRIVEPLPNAMFRVELDNGHKVLAHISGKMRQHYIRILPEDRVVVELSPYDLTRGRIVYRYK
- the map gene encoding type I methionyl aminopeptidase codes for the protein MAFRKKKRVIAAKNPEQLQVMQAAGEIVGRALEAVRDAAGPGVTTLELDAIAEDVIRSAGAVPAFKGYQGFPGSICSSPNDMIVHGIPADDVVLRDGDLLSVDCGAILDGWVGDSAWTFGIGTLADEHHRLNEATAWVLDEGIKAMVPGNRLTDVSWALEEATARAEEKFGVPLHIVDGYGGHSIGRAMHEDPYLPNEGDPGHGPKIVEGSVLAIEPMLALGTPDSTVLADEWSVVTADGSYSSHWEHTVAATAEGPRILTPRAYRGR
- the rplR gene encoding 50S ribosomal protein L18, producing MSKTESNKSGKRLPVGKDISTRRRVARSRRHFRIRKNLSGTAETPRLVVHRTSRHMHVQVIDDTVGHTLVAASTMEADVRNMEGDKKARGAKVGQLIAERAKEAGITSVVFDRAGYQYHGRVAALADAAREGGLKF
- the rpmD gene encoding 50S ribosomal protein L30, which gives rise to MALKITQLRGTVGTRKSQRDALRSLGLRRIGQEVVRPDAPSVRGQINVVRHMVKVEEVAGE
- the rpsK gene encoding 30S ribosomal protein S11, giving the protein MPPKTRSGARRTGRRVVKKNVAQGHAYIKSTFNNTIVSITDPKGAVIAWASSGHVGFKGSRKSTPFAAQLAAESAARKAMDHGMKKVDVFVKGPGSGRETAIRSLSTAGLEVGTIADVTPQPHNGCRPPKRRRV
- the rpsH gene encoding 30S ribosomal protein S8; this encodes MTMTDPIADMLSRVRNASNAFHDSVSMPSSKLKVNIAEILKQEGYIADYTVADREDGKAGKTLQIELKYGPSRERSVAGVRRVSKPGLRVYAKSNNLPKVLGGLGVAIISTSQGLLTDREANNKGVGGEVLAYVW
- the rplO gene encoding 50S ribosomal protein L15 — encoded protein: MSEPIKLHDLRPAKGANKPKTRVGRGEASKGKTAGRGTKGTKARKQVSAAFEGGQMPLHMRLPKLKGFKNPAKITYQVVNVGDLEKAFPNGGEVTVTDIVSAGLVRAKQPVKVLGNGEISVKINVTAQKFSRSAKEKIEAAGGSTTEA
- a CDS encoding dicarboxylate/amino acid:cation symporter, encoding MDVRRIRSSLLFKIIIAIVLGVICSLFFPDWLGRVFVTFNGLFGNFLKFFVPVLIFALITPAISSLGAGAGKWLGVTAGIAYGSTIVSGLVAYLVATAVYPIMLRGNSMVQAVDVEKGALAPYFTVEMPAPFEVMAALLLAFTLGIAMAATGARRLQAGAEELRGAIMRVIEGFIIPVLPIYIFGMFLSLGMNGNLITTLTSFGKVLLLATAMTWILLVAQYLLAGAVAKTNPLAALKNMLPAYFTALGTSSSAATIPVTLKSTIRNGVGESVAGFAVPLCATVHLSGSMMKICLFAFAILFLTGQGIGAGAAVGFILLLGIMMVAAPGVPGGAIMAAVGLLQSQLGFDEGQVALMIAAYIAIDSFGTAANVTGDGAIALIVNRLAKGDLSRQFGP